The proteins below are encoded in one region of Prosthecobacter sp. SYSU 5D2:
- a CDS encoding aminotransferase class V-fold PLP-dependent enzyme, translating to MIYLDHNATTPVLPEVREAMLPFLTEEWGNPSSSYRFGSHLKSGIERAREQVADLIGANSACEVLFTSGGTESNNTAIHAAIHSTQKTHIVTSKVEHSSVLSYYRFLEEFRGYRVTYLPVNREGLITMADLEDAIVSDTALVSLMWANNETGVLFPVEKIGELCRSRGVLYHCDAVQAVGKLAMKVEELPIDYLSLTGHKIGAPKGIGTLYAQKWAPFTPFLHGGHQERSRRGGTENVAGIIGLGTAAAVAQKKLPAYDATVRPLRDALEEGLLAAVPNTERNGHVIQRLPNTTNIFLPGMDSDATLTFLDSQNICASSGSACMESAITPSHVIQTMSGSHDRSSESIRFSLSPENTLEEVHEVLNKIEGLMSLID from the coding sequence ATGATTTACCTCGACCACAATGCTACAACGCCCGTCTTGCCTGAGGTCAGGGAAGCAATGCTTCCATTCCTGACTGAAGAATGGGGCAATCCATCCAGCTCTTACAGATTTGGTTCGCATTTAAAATCAGGGATAGAACGAGCTCGTGAACAAGTGGCGGACTTGATTGGAGCTAATTCAGCTTGTGAAGTGCTTTTCACCAGTGGCGGTACGGAGAGCAACAACACTGCCATCCATGCCGCCATTCACAGCACCCAAAAGACGCACATTGTCACCTCGAAGGTCGAGCATTCGTCCGTGCTAAGCTATTACCGCTTCTTGGAAGAATTTCGCGGCTACAGGGTGACCTACCTGCCAGTGAACCGCGAGGGATTGATCACCATGGCTGACCTGGAGGACGCGATTGTTTCGGACACAGCGCTGGTTTCGCTTATGTGGGCGAACAATGAAACAGGCGTCTTGTTCCCAGTCGAGAAGATCGGCGAACTCTGCCGCAGCAGGGGGGTTCTTTACCACTGTGATGCCGTGCAGGCTGTCGGAAAGCTGGCAATGAAGGTTGAGGAACTTCCCATCGACTACCTCTCCCTCACTGGGCACAAGATCGGCGCTCCGAAAGGTATAGGTACCCTCTATGCGCAGAAGTGGGCACCATTCACGCCCTTCTTGCACGGCGGTCATCAAGAGCGCTCTCGACGCGGCGGCACAGAGAATGTTGCAGGCATCATTGGCCTCGGAACTGCAGCAGCCGTTGCACAAAAAAAGCTTCCAGCCTACGATGCTACTGTTCGCCCACTCCGCGATGCCTTGGAGGAAGGCCTCCTTGCAGCCGTTCCAAATACTGAGCGCAATGGCCATGTGATCCAGCGCCTGCCTAACACTACTAATATATTCCTCCCTGGAATGGATAGCGATGCCACACTCACGTTCCTGGATAGTCAGAATATTTGTGCTTCTTCAGGGTCGGCGTGCATGGAGAGTGCCATCACTCCTTCACATGTGATTCAGACAATGTCAGGTTCCCATGATCGTTCTTCTGAAAGCATCCGATTTAGCCTTTCGCCTGAGAATACACTAGAAGAGGTCCATGAGGTCTTGAACAAGATCGAAGGGTTGATGAGCTTGATCGATTAA